One window from the genome of Desulfonatronum thiodismutans encodes:
- a CDS encoding PilZ domain-containing protein, with product MLTEEEKRAHVRLTKPFEVKIRPFAFPLQRQPTSEVHSVDISEGGLLVHCAKRFTVGDKLQVTIFIPSLNKHHPGFFKVFESDVDQSLTAVAEVVRVQEVIPLRDYGLGLKFLDIYEDDWQALRTLILKELRKKQDAA from the coding sequence ATGCTTACTGAAGAAGAAAAACGAGCCCATGTTCGGCTGACCAAGCCGTTTGAGGTGAAAATCAGGCCCTTCGCCTTTCCCTTGCAACGCCAGCCCACTTCCGAAGTCCACTCCGTGGACATCAGCGAAGGCGGGCTGCTTGTTCACTGCGCCAAGAGATTCACCGTCGGGGACAAGCTGCAAGTGACCATTTTCATCCCCAGCCTGAACAAGCACCACCCTGGCTTTTTCAAGGTATTCGAAAGCGATGTGGACCAATCCTTGACCGCGGTAGCCGAGGTGGTCAGGGTTCAGGAGGTTATCCCGCTACGAGATTATGGCTTGGGTTTGAAATTTTTGGACATCTATGAGGACGATTGGCAAGCGCTACGCACGTTGATCCTCAAGGAACTTCGAAAAAAACAGGATGCCGCGTGA
- a CDS encoding chemotaxis protein CheA: MNQEFSDPEIFTDFIIEAKEHLETIEPNLLLLEKQPRDVGLLDAIFRPMHSLKGASGFLGLPQVNNLAHKAENILDELRKGKFQVTPDIMDIILATTDALRTMIDNLEISGMEGDVDTRDIISRINGVLEGGGVTSAPVSQETATPKNSPPVASSPPPPAETPQAPMDTESGSSAAHAASSGTYALNAVSAEHLADFLEEAQEIVTNLNQSLLELERTPEGKDELINDIFRYMHNLKGNSGLLGFTELNALAHEAESLLGQVRKGEIDLERDLIDLLLAATDQVDGLVAKVDAESMTVVATDVQPMIVKLYQARMGHSSLEEQPAISNDIQNTIPPSQDSPPQAPSASDSALPPVVVPIGMDPEDFAIFRETARQQVDNMRLALGLLAENPEHRDSIDGLYRSLLTLQNSSNYMGFDDLNVYAERTAKLVDQARGADMGFELFLDLLNQEKEIIADMVEAVLNKHTLGDASSSEPPPEARLEESGGKDKESALQAPKSSQDEPDTSASSGDMTTPEPKKSDAEPASNTGVDRTATASPEISAEQSPPRQDSAAPPKPKTSTTIRVDHERLDHLMNLIGELIINRNRFAMLSKSLEENPDQVEQVAQQLTESTYAMARISDDLQDTIMQVRMVAVSAVFSRFPRLVRDLSRKSGKDVELITEGEETELDKSIVEVIGDPLVHLIRNSMDHGLEGREERVAAGKPPTGRVWLRAYHKGNSVAIEVEDDGRGIDPEKMRKVAVKKGLMSEEEAARLDDREAVDLIFAPGFSSAEKITDISGRGVGMDVVRTNIKNLKGTVNVTSELGKGSKMTLVLPLTLAIIDALMVTVAGATYAIPLDAVSETTKIEAETLTDVSGRKAVTLRDEVLGIVELTDLLGLPKNTNQREILPVVVITDNDRRLGLVVDRLLERQEVVIKPLGTYLGDIDGISGATIMGDGSVVLILDPHEVYLLATSRPGR; this comes from the coding sequence ATGAACCAAGAGTTCTCGGATCCGGAAATATTTACCGATTTCATCATTGAGGCCAAGGAACACCTGGAAACCATCGAGCCCAACCTGCTGCTGCTGGAAAAACAGCCGCGGGATGTCGGGCTTTTGGACGCCATTTTCCGGCCGATGCACTCCCTGAAAGGGGCTTCAGGCTTTCTGGGCCTGCCTCAAGTCAATAATTTGGCCCACAAGGCCGAGAACATCCTGGACGAACTGCGCAAGGGCAAATTTCAGGTCACTCCGGACATCATGGACATCATCCTGGCAACCACCGACGCCTTGCGCACGATGATCGACAACCTGGAGATCAGCGGCATGGAAGGCGACGTGGACACACGGGATATCATCTCTCGCATTAACGGTGTTTTGGAGGGCGGCGGCGTCACATCCGCACCGGTCTCTCAGGAAACCGCGACTCCGAAAAACTCACCGCCCGTGGCATCGTCTCCGCCTCCCCCAGCGGAGACACCTCAAGCCCCGATGGACACGGAAAGCGGCTCTTCAGCCGCACATGCGGCATCTTCGGGGACCTATGCCTTGAACGCGGTCAGCGCGGAACACTTGGCGGACTTTCTGGAAGAAGCCCAGGAAATCGTCACCAACCTGAACCAGTCCCTTCTGGAGTTGGAACGAACCCCGGAAGGAAAAGACGAGTTGATCAACGATATTTTCCGCTACATGCACAACCTCAAGGGAAACAGCGGCCTGTTGGGTTTTACCGAACTCAACGCCCTGGCCCATGAAGCGGAAAGCTTGTTGGGACAAGTCCGCAAAGGAGAGATCGACCTGGAGCGGGATCTGATCGATCTGCTCCTGGCCGCCACGGACCAAGTCGACGGTCTGGTGGCCAAAGTAGACGCCGAGTCCATGACCGTCGTCGCGACGGATGTTCAGCCGATGATCGTCAAGCTGTACCAGGCTCGGATGGGGCACTCTTCCTTGGAGGAACAACCAGCCATATCCAACGACATCCAAAACACAATTCCCCCTTCCCAGGATTCGCCACCCCAGGCTCCCTCTGCCTCCGACTCCGCCCTGCCTCCGGTGGTGGTTCCGATCGGAATGGATCCGGAAGATTTTGCGATTTTTCGGGAAACCGCCCGCCAACAGGTGGATAATATGCGCCTGGCGTTGGGCCTGTTGGCCGAGAACCCCGAACATCGGGACTCCATTGACGGCCTGTACCGCTCATTGCTGACTTTGCAAAACTCATCCAACTACATGGGCTTCGACGACTTGAACGTGTACGCGGAGCGCACGGCCAAGCTCGTAGACCAGGCCCGTGGCGCGGACATGGGATTTGAGTTGTTCCTGGACCTGCTCAACCAGGAAAAGGAGATTATCGCGGACATGGTCGAGGCGGTATTGAACAAGCATACGCTTGGCGACGCTTCTTCCTCCGAGCCGCCTCCTGAAGCACGACTTGAGGAATCCGGCGGTAAAGATAAAGAATCCGCCCTTCAAGCCCCCAAATCATCTCAAGATGAACCCGACACGAGCGCCTCCTCCGGGGACATGACAACACCGGAGCCCAAGAAATCCGACGCCGAGCCTGCTTCAAACACCGGCGTCGACCGAACGGCGACCGCTTCTCCTGAAATCTCCGCCGAGCAGTCGCCACCCCGCCAAGACTCCGCCGCTCCCCCCAAGCCCAAGACGTCCACCACCATACGGGTCGACCACGAACGGCTGGATCATTTGATGAACCTGATCGGTGAGTTGATCATCAACCGTAACCGCTTCGCCATGCTTTCCAAGTCGTTGGAAGAAAATCCGGACCAAGTGGAACAGGTAGCCCAGCAGTTGACCGAATCCACCTATGCCATGGCCAGGATTTCCGACGACCTTCAAGATACCATTATGCAGGTGCGCATGGTTGCCGTGAGTGCGGTGTTCTCCAGGTTTCCCCGGCTGGTTCGGGACCTGAGCCGCAAAAGCGGCAAGGACGTGGAACTGATTACCGAAGGTGAGGAAACCGAGCTGGACAAGAGTATCGTGGAAGTCATTGGCGACCCCCTTGTCCACTTGATCCGCAACTCCATGGACCACGGTCTGGAGGGCCGGGAAGAACGCGTCGCCGCGGGCAAGCCCCCCACCGGACGGGTTTGGTTACGCGCCTACCACAAGGGGAATTCCGTGGCCATCGAGGTGGAAGACGATGGTCGAGGCATTGATCCGGAAAAAATGCGGAAGGTGGCAGTGAAAAAAGGGTTGATGTCCGAGGAGGAAGCCGCCAGACTCGACGACCGTGAGGCGGTGGACCTGATCTTTGCCCCAGGGTTTTCATCAGCCGAGAAGATTACGGATATTTCCGGTCGAGGCGTGGGCATGGACGTTGTCCGGACCAATATCAAGAATCTCAAGGGCACGGTCAACGTGACCTCGGAGCTGGGCAAGGGGTCGAAGATGACCCTGGTCCTGCCCCTGACCCTGGCCATTATCGACGCCCTGATGGTCACCGTTGCCGGGGCCACATACGCCATCCCTCTGGACGCGGTATCCGAGACGACCAAGATCGAGGCCGAGACCCTCACCGACGTCAGCGGACGCAAGGCGGTTACCTTGCGGGACGAAGTCTTGGGCATCGTTGAATTGACGGACCTGCTCGGCCTGCCCAAGAATACCAACCAACGGGAGATCCTCCCGGTGGTCGTGATCACGGACAACGATCGCCGTCTGGGCTTGGTGGTGGATCGCTTACTGGAACGCCAGGAAGTGGTCATCAAACCGTTGGGCACGTACCTGGGAGACATCGACGGCATTTCCGGGGCCACGATCATGGGCGACGGCAGCGTAGTCCTGATCCTTGACCCCCACGAAGTCTATCTTTTGGCCACTTCCCGCCCTGGAAGGTAG
- a CDS encoding chemotaxis protein CheW translates to MKTLEQYFKDQPLLPDDITVPRNGKDLTSAEQAFLRKYLGFESPSGDQGPTIQAVTPEQVMPGPTSPTGVVHGTKGATDPHGSSIDPDPAELQKTLREQPELQLIGFRLADQDYALPIEVIQEVIRAVEPTKLPSAPTFLSGVVNLRGRVTPLVSLRNLLRLPPGEDLFIIVCRHGGLQVGLQIQAVSTMHRVKQERIDWAVESLLGVQNEMICGLIRSENQRLISILSLDHLVQSLVKS, encoded by the coding sequence ATGAAAACGCTTGAACAGTATTTCAAGGATCAGCCGTTGCTGCCCGACGACATAACGGTTCCTCGCAACGGCAAGGATTTGACCAGCGCGGAACAGGCTTTTTTACGCAAGTATCTCGGTTTTGAGAGTCCCTCCGGAGACCAGGGGCCGACGATTCAAGCCGTCACCCCGGAACAGGTCATGCCGGGGCCGACTTCTCCAACCGGCGTTGTCCATGGAACCAAAGGCGCGACGGACCCTCACGGTTCGTCTATAGACCCGGATCCGGCGGAGTTGCAAAAAACACTACGCGAACAGCCCGAACTGCAGTTGATCGGTTTTCGCTTGGCTGACCAGGATTACGCCCTCCCCATAGAAGTGATCCAGGAAGTCATCCGAGCCGTGGAGCCAACCAAACTACCCTCCGCCCCGACGTTTCTTTCCGGCGTAGTCAATCTGCGAGGTCGGGTCACGCCTCTGGTTTCCCTGCGCAACCTGCTCCGGCTGCCTCCCGGGGAAGATCTGTTCATCATCGTCTGTCGCCACGGGGGCTTGCAGGTCGGCTTGCAAATCCAGGCCGTCTCCACCATGCACCGAGTCAAGCAGGAACGCATTGATTGGGCGGTGGAGTCCTTGTTGGGCGTGCAAAACGAGATGATCTGCGGCCTGATTCGTTCCGAGAATCAGCGCCTGATCAGCATTCTTTCCCTGGACCATCTTGTTCAATCCCTGGTGAAATCATGA
- a CDS encoding tyrosine recombinase XerC, which produces MSWIADKNDLSSYGRMFMAHLGVEKGYAEATLAAYGVDLHQFEQFVRVKGLAPEAPESITRDTVRGYLADLHRRGVKRSSVARKLAALRSYFRFLIRQDILRVSPCAAITNPRQDVRHPTTLNVDQALRLVEASRKPDPRSLRDMALLELLYGSGLRISEALGLDLYDVDMNQGMVRVLGKGAKERLAPMTEPGVERMRVYLEHRGAFGPEPEERAVFLGMRGGRLNRREAAKIVDKLSAEAGLERRISPHVLRHSFASHLLESGADLRSVQELLGHARLSTTQRYTHLDLARIVQVYDQAHPLAGNSGGEGDSEVRSQEAEG; this is translated from the coding sequence ATGTCCTGGATCGCCGACAAGAATGACCTGTCCTCTTACGGGCGGATGTTCATGGCCCATCTGGGCGTGGAAAAGGGCTATGCCGAAGCCACTCTCGCGGCATACGGGGTGGATCTGCACCAGTTCGAACAGTTCGTCCGGGTGAAAGGCTTGGCCCCCGAGGCCCCCGAGAGCATTACCCGGGACACGGTGCGCGGCTACTTGGCAGACCTGCACCGCCGAGGCGTCAAGCGCAGCTCCGTGGCCCGCAAGCTGGCCGCTCTACGTTCCTACTTTCGCTTCTTAATCCGTCAGGACATTCTCCGCGTCAGCCCCTGCGCCGCCATCACCAACCCTCGGCAGGACGTCCGTCACCCGACCACCCTTAACGTGGATCAGGCCCTGCGCCTGGTTGAGGCCTCCCGAAAGCCGGATCCCCGTTCGCTGCGGGATATGGCTTTGCTGGAGTTGCTGTATGGATCGGGACTGCGGATCAGCGAGGCCCTGGGGCTGGACCTTTACGACGTGGACATGAACCAGGGCATGGTTCGTGTTCTGGGCAAAGGGGCCAAGGAACGCTTGGCGCCCATGACTGAGCCCGGAGTGGAGCGGATGCGCGTCTACCTGGAGCACAGGGGGGCGTTTGGCCCTGAACCGGAGGAACGGGCCGTTTTTCTGGGGATGCGCGGCGGTCGACTGAACCGACGCGAAGCCGCTAAAATCGTGGACAAGCTCTCGGCCGAGGCCGGGTTGGAGCGCCGGATCAGCCCCCATGTCCTACGCCACAGTTTCGCCTCTCACTTGCTGGAATCCGGAGCGGATTTGCGCAGCGTCCAGGAGCTCCTGGGCCATGCCCGGCTCAGCACCACTCAACGCTACACCCATCTGGACCTGGCCCGAATTGTCCAGGTCTACGATCAGGCCCATCCTTTGGCCGGAAACAGCGGAGGGGAGGGGGATTCAGAGGTCAGGAGTCAGGAGGCTGAGGGCTGA
- the ybgF gene encoding tol-pal system protein YbgF — MCRFWMALIIGTVFLAGCASPSLQQGRIGNLEYALVEVRDRQDRLADEFRERLDSMELSLLQQERFLQNALAAQDPTKSVVEDTSRRTPESADAVTPSSVTAPFEADRTEAIPAVGTPSGPASVPGPRQTPEPEVRPSPTPKPQPSVSDDSREQSEAKKLYDQALAKYYRDDYAQARADFFSFQERFPNHPLMPNALYWQAETHYAQKQFAQSILVFKELSRRFPKSAKAPDALLKAGFAYEQLGDYPNARFHLQIVINDYPNSPASRLARERLPQLPTTAS; from the coding sequence ATGTGTCGGTTTTGGATGGCCTTGATCATTGGGACGGTATTTCTTGCCGGATGCGCCTCCCCGTCGTTGCAGCAAGGCCGCATCGGCAATCTGGAGTATGCCCTGGTGGAAGTCCGCGACCGCCAGGACCGACTGGCGGATGAATTCCGGGAACGCCTGGATTCCATGGAACTGTCGCTGTTGCAGCAGGAGCGTTTTCTCCAAAATGCCTTGGCAGCGCAAGATCCGACCAAATCGGTCGTCGAGGACACTTCCCGGCGCACTCCGGAGTCCGCGGATGCGGTGACACCATCCTCCGTGACCGCGCCTTTCGAGGCGGACCGGACAGAGGCGATTCCGGCAGTAGGGACGCCTTCCGGCCCCGCATCCGTTCCTGGACCTCGCCAGACTCCGGAACCCGAGGTCCGACCCTCACCGACTCCCAAGCCTCAGCCGTCCGTTTCAGACGATTCACGGGAACAAAGCGAGGCCAAGAAACTGTACGATCAAGCCTTGGCAAAATATTACCGAGATGACTACGCCCAGGCCCGTGCGGACTTTTTCTCCTTTCAAGAACGTTTTCCGAATCACCCCCTGATGCCCAATGCGCTGTATTGGCAAGCGGAAACCCACTATGCACAGAAGCAGTTCGCGCAATCCATTCTGGTCTTCAAGGAACTCAGCCGACGGTTTCCCAAAAGCGCCAAGGCTCCCGACGCCTTGCTCAAAGCCGGGTTCGCTTATGAACAGTTGGGGGACTATCCCAACGCCCGCTTTCATCTTCAGATCGTCATCAACGATTACCCCAATTCTCCGGCCTCTCGACTGGCCCGTGAGCGTCTCCCCCAACTGCCGACCACCGCTTCGTGA
- a CDS encoding ParA family protein, producing the protein MKPKILAVANQKGGVGKTTTALSLGAALGEMGRRVLVMDLDPHACASIHLGFYPEEERTTLYDLFREENPGKRTTILDSMISPAVDVGFDAAPSHIRLSELEMDLRDRAGKGAILKQCMDHLENRYDYVILDCPPHVGILLVNALVACDLVIIPMQTDFLALHGVRLIFATMKTLNKALPRPIDFRILPTMFDRRAGACQRVLHLLRQKAASKVFETIIPMDTKFREASGMGKTILGVAPSSKGAQAYRQLARELTANENA; encoded by the coding sequence GTGAAACCGAAGATCCTGGCGGTGGCCAACCAGAAAGGCGGTGTGGGCAAGACCACCACAGCTCTGAGCCTCGGCGCCGCGCTGGGCGAAATGGGACGTCGCGTTCTGGTCATGGATCTGGACCCCCACGCCTGTGCCAGCATCCACCTGGGCTTTTATCCCGAAGAGGAACGCACTACCCTCTACGATCTGTTTCGTGAGGAGAACCCCGGTAAGCGCACAACCATTCTGGACTCAATGATTTCCCCCGCCGTCGATGTCGGATTCGACGCTGCTCCCAGCCACATCCGACTCTCCGAACTGGAGATGGACCTCCGGGATCGGGCGGGCAAAGGCGCTATCCTGAAGCAATGCATGGACCACCTGGAAAATCGATATGACTACGTGATCCTGGACTGTCCGCCTCATGTCGGCATATTGCTGGTCAACGCCTTGGTGGCCTGCGACCTGGTGATCATTCCCATGCAGACCGATTTTCTAGCCCTGCATGGCGTCCGCCTGATCTTCGCGACCATGAAAACCTTGAACAAAGCCTTGCCCAGACCCATTGATTTTCGAATTTTGCCCACTATGTTCGACCGCCGCGCCGGCGCCTGCCAGCGGGTACTGCACCTGTTGCGCCAAAAGGCGGCCTCCAAGGTGTTCGAGACCATCATCCCCATGGACACCAAATTCCGGGAAGCCAGTGGAATGGGAAAAACCATCCTGGGCGTTGCCCCGTCCTCCAAGGGGGCGCAGGCCTACCGACAACTGGCCAGGGAGTTGACCGCCAATGAAAACGCTTGA
- the dprA gene encoding DNA-processing protein DprA, which produces MDPDRHDEYLASLALRNSSGLGPRTWKRLLEHFGRAAVAVEHAGQWHGLGLARNNQVQEFLAGSWRAATEQEALDARSKGMEVLLWSDKDYPALLRRIPNPPALLYLAGDRGLLASPALAMVGSRKCSRYGMEAVRSISREVSRAGICVISGFAAGIDRQAHVSALEEIGSSIAVLGTGLDLLYPAANKDLWLRLLRQGLIVTEFAPGTRPDAVNFPHRNRIISGLSLGVLVVEAAVRSGSLITASIALEQGREVFALPGPVNMESYDGCHHLIRQGATLVRTVEDILTELRPQLIGIKSSDAPKPLASDSQDIVSDKPKDLTRLFSKEISGDTPMASTSTSKAGNQFASTNKAPGETLNPEEERLIRFLENRDRVHIDDICNELDDEPSRVSTLLLLLEMRSLVMRYPGMYYSVCGR; this is translated from the coding sequence ATGGACCCGGATCGCCACGACGAGTATCTGGCCAGTTTGGCGCTGCGCAACAGTAGCGGCCTGGGCCCGCGGACCTGGAAACGCCTTTTGGAGCATTTCGGAAGGGCCGCCGTGGCTGTCGAACATGCCGGGCAATGGCATGGCCTCGGGCTGGCGCGAAACAATCAGGTCCAGGAGTTTCTGGCCGGTTCCTGGCGAGCAGCCACGGAGCAGGAGGCCCTGGACGCCCGGAGCAAGGGCATGGAGGTTTTGCTCTGGTCGGACAAGGACTATCCGGCATTATTGCGCCGTATCCCCAATCCGCCGGCCTTGCTCTACCTGGCCGGAGATCGCGGCCTGCTTGCTTCCCCGGCCCTGGCCATGGTCGGCTCCCGGAAGTGTTCCCGCTACGGAATGGAAGCCGTGCGCTCGATCAGTCGAGAAGTGTCTCGAGCCGGGATCTGCGTTATTTCCGGATTCGCCGCGGGGATCGACCGTCAGGCCCATGTTTCGGCCCTGGAGGAGATCGGTTCCAGCATCGCTGTTCTGGGTACGGGCTTGGATTTGCTGTACCCCGCCGCGAACAAGGATCTCTGGCTGCGCCTGCTCCGCCAAGGACTGATCGTAACGGAGTTTGCGCCGGGTACTCGGCCGGACGCTGTCAATTTTCCGCATCGCAACCGGATCATCAGCGGCTTGTCCCTCGGAGTCCTGGTGGTCGAAGCCGCCGTACGCAGCGGCAGCCTGATCACGGCCTCCATTGCCCTGGAGCAAGGACGCGAGGTCTTCGCCTTGCCCGGTCCGGTGAACATGGAAAGCTATGACGGCTGTCACCACCTGATTCGTCAAGGCGCGACACTGGTCCGGACCGTGGAGGATATTCTGACAGAACTGCGGCCTCAGCTTATCGGCATCAAGAGCTCGGACGCCCCGAAGCCCTTGGCATCCGATTCTCAAGATATTGTCTCGGACAAACCCAAGGATTTGACTCGCCTCTTCTCTAAAGAAATATCCGGCGACACTCCCATGGCCTCAACCTCGACCTCCAAGGCGGGCAACCAGTTTGCCTCGACGAATAAAGCCCCCGGGGAGACACTGAATCCGGAAGAAGAACGATTGATCAGGTTTCTGGAAAACCGGGACAGGGTGCATATCGACGACATCTGCAACGAACTTGATGATGAACCCTCGCGGGTCAGCACGCTCTTGCTGCTTCTGGAAATGCGTTCCCTTGTCATGCGTTATCCGGGGATGTACTATTCGGTGTGCGGACGATAA
- a CDS encoding GGDEF domain-containing protein, which produces MLFGRKLRFFLVCADRDRVAFFQGLWPPDQVEWTVFQRGPMALEQVFNAPPDLLLVDDDLPQLSGPTLVNMVKSENVYRQLPVVLCLIEENPLEDMDFHAVEMDDFLVYPLSPLEARSRLSLTLHRASRELDANPLTKLPGNTSIIQRIQDLIDRKEPFALAYVDLDHFKSFNDKYGFSRGDEVLMMAARVIVNTIRSFAGKLTFVGHVGGDDFVFILPPDTVESACQRIVESFDGIVPHFYDQDDQERGYILSTDRKGAMQRFSMMSVSIAVVFNTDGRLKHFGEASQIAMNLKKKAKSIPGSSYVLDRRQE; this is translated from the coding sequence GTGCTGTTCGGGCGCAAGCTTCGGTTTTTCCTGGTATGCGCGGACCGGGACCGGGTGGCGTTTTTCCAAGGTCTCTGGCCGCCGGACCAAGTGGAGTGGACGGTGTTCCAGCGCGGCCCCATGGCTCTGGAACAAGTCTTCAACGCCCCGCCGGATCTGCTCCTGGTGGACGACGATCTGCCCCAACTCTCCGGGCCAACCCTGGTGAACATGGTCAAGAGCGAGAATGTCTATCGTCAGTTGCCCGTGGTTCTTTGCCTGATAGAGGAAAATCCACTGGAAGACATGGATTTTCATGCTGTGGAAATGGATGATTTTCTCGTCTATCCTCTCTCGCCCCTGGAAGCCCGGTCCCGGCTCAGCCTGACCCTGCATCGCGCTTCGCGCGAATTGGACGCCAACCCACTGACCAAGCTGCCCGGCAACACCTCCATCATTCAGCGCATCCAGGATTTGATCGACCGCAAGGAGCCTTTCGCCCTTGCTTACGTAGACCTGGATCACTTCAAGTCCTTCAACGACAAATACGGTTTTTCCCGAGGCGACGAAGTCCTGATGATGGCCGCCCGGGTCATCGTGAACACCATCCGCTCCTTTGCCGGGAAACTCACCTTCGTAGGGCACGTAGGCGGAGACGATTTCGTCTTCATCCTGCCCCCGGACACGGTGGAGTCCGCCTGTCAACGGATCGTGGAGAGCTTCGACGGCATCGTCCCCCATTTTTACGACCAGGACGACCAGGAACGCGGCTACATCCTCTCCACGGATCGCAAGGGCGCCATGCAGCGATTTTCCATGATGTCCGTGTCCATCGCCGTGGTTTTTAACACTGACGGTCGACTCAAGCACTTCGGGGAGGCCTCGCAGATTGCCATGAACCTGAAAAAGAAGGCCAAGTCCATCCCCGGCAGCTCCTATGTCCTGGATCGCCGACAAGAATGA
- a CDS encoding 23S rRNA (pseudouridine(1915)-N(3))-methyltransferase RlmH: MKAIACLAVGRLKTPHWVRAAEHYATLIGRFVRFERVEVKDAPGHLSLERRVDMEGKALLAKLGPKDRVLGLDAGGRGYSSEAFAATLGTWWEDPVRRPCFVLGGAFGFSGEIRERCDQLISLSPMTLPHELARVVLLEQVYRALNIQRGTGYHH; this comes from the coding sequence ATGAAAGCCATAGCTTGCCTGGCGGTGGGGCGATTGAAGACGCCCCACTGGGTGCGGGCCGCTGAGCACTACGCGACATTGATCGGACGCTTTGTCCGGTTTGAACGTGTGGAGGTCAAGGACGCTCCGGGTCATTTGTCTCTGGAGCGCCGGGTCGACATGGAGGGAAAGGCGTTGTTGGCCAAGCTTGGCCCCAAGGATCGCGTCCTGGGCTTGGACGCGGGAGGGCGGGGGTATTCATCGGAAGCCTTTGCCGCGACCCTGGGAACATGGTGGGAAGACCCGGTGCGCAGACCTTGTTTCGTGCTGGGCGGAGCCTTTGGCTTTTCCGGAGAAATTCGGGAGCGTTGCGATCAATTGATCAGTCTGAGTCCCATGACCTTGCCCCATGAGCTGGCCCGTGTGGTGCTTTTAGAGCAGGTTTACCGAGCCCTAAACATCCAGCGGGGGACCGGGTATCATCATTGA
- a CDS encoding response regulator, translated as MKHILIVDDSKTVRNLVAFIMKREGFRVTMAEDGMDGLEKLFSAGQLDLIISDINMPRMDGFTFIKNIREQDIFRDIPIIVLSTEGQEEDIQKGIGLGANLYMVKPAQPDKLVRNVKMLLG; from the coding sequence GTGAAGCATATTCTCATCGTCGATGACTCCAAAACGGTTCGCAACCTTGTCGCCTTCATCATGAAACGGGAAGGCTTCCGGGTGACCATGGCCGAGGACGGCATGGACGGCCTGGAAAAGCTCTTTTCCGCCGGTCAACTGGACCTGATCATCAGCGACATCAACATGCCGCGGATGGACGGCTTCACCTTTATCAAAAACATCCGCGAGCAGGATATCTTTCGAGATATCCCGATCATCGTCCTGTCCACCGAAGGTCAGGAAGAAGACATCCAGAAAGGGATCGGCCTGGGTGCGAACCTGTACATGGTCAAGCCCGCGCAGCCGGACAAACTGGTCCGCAATGTGAAGATGCTCCTAGGATAG
- a CDS encoding HDOD domain-containing protein — MSEDLRTERKGQLLAVKDLPTLPVVLEEVSKLLEDPNSSTQQIAKLISRDQVLSAKVLKMVNSPIYGFPGRISTIQHALVLLGFNVIKGLIISTSVFELMTTSMVGLWEHSVGCAMACNAIAREAGFKEPEEYAVAGLLHDLGKVIVALQLPTAKEEIDAVVRQEDVLYLDAEKKVLGFGHDRINAWVADHWNLPVNLKIGISGHHRPVTAQHYPKMACVVHVGDVLIRTLEVGSGGDDLVPRLDPEALALLQLDMSQLDKVLDVMLEEIEGDGLSMGLG; from the coding sequence ATGAGCGAAGATCTGCGCACCGAACGCAAGGGACAGTTGCTTGCGGTCAAGGATCTGCCAACGCTGCCCGTGGTCCTGGAGGAAGTTTCCAAGCTTTTGGAAGACCCCAACTCCTCGACGCAGCAGATCGCCAAATTGATCTCCCGGGACCAGGTTCTCTCAGCCAAGGTTCTGAAGATGGTCAACTCCCCGATCTACGGGTTTCCGGGGCGGATCAGCACCATTCAGCACGCCTTGGTCCTGCTGGGGTTCAACGTCATCAAGGGGTTGATCATCAGTACTTCCGTGTTCGAGTTGATGACCACCTCCATGGTCGGCCTGTGGGAGCACAGCGTGGGGTGCGCCATGGCTTGCAACGCAATTGCCCGGGAGGCCGGGTTCAAGGAGCCCGAGGAATATGCCGTGGCCGGCCTGCTGCACGACCTGGGCAAGGTCATCGTGGCTTTGCAATTGCCGACGGCCAAGGAGGAAATCGACGCCGTGGTCCGCCAGGAAGACGTGCTTTATCTGGACGCGGAAAAAAAGGTGCTCGGCTTCGGTCATGATCGGATCAACGCCTGGGTCGCGGATCACTGGAATCTGCCCGTAAACCTGAAGATCGGCATTTCCGGTCACCACCGTCCAGTTACCGCGCAGCATTATCCCAAAATGGCCTGCGTGGTGCATGTGGGCGACGTTCTGATCCGGACCCTGGAAGTCGGCTCCGGCGGCGACGACTTGGTGCCCCGCCTCGATCCCGAGGCCCTGGCCTTGTTGCAGCTGGACATGAGCCAATTGGACAAGGTCTTGGATGTCATGCTCGAGGAGATCGAAGGCGACGGGCTGTCCATGGGGTTGGGGTAA